The Zhihengliuella sp. ISTPL4 genomic interval TGCCGGCTCCCGGCAGTTCGACGGAACGGGTGCCCACGATCTCCGCGAACACCGGGTTGCGCATCGCCATCTCCCCGAGAGCCACGAGAGCCTCCGGGGTGGCGACGTTGCGCTCGTCGAAGCCGGAAGGCGTGACCACGGTGATCCCGGAGAGTCCGCGCTCGCCGAGCCAGATCTCGGCCGCGGCGGCGAACTCCCGGTCGGACCCCCAGATCTCCGCCGCCAGCCGATCGATGTAGTTGTTGGCCGAGCCGAGCAGGGTGCCCTGCAGGAGCTGGTACTCGGTCAGCACTCCGCCCACGGGGACGTCGAGCGCGGACTGATTGGCGATCCGATAGTCCCAGTAGCGGATGCTGTCGGCGAAGGTGAAGGAGAACTCCGGTCCCTGCTCGCCCGGTGCGAGCGGCAGGCGGTCCAGGACCATGAGGCTGCTGACGACCTTCGTGATGCTCGCGATGCTCACGGGCGCCGTGGTGGACGCCGCGGTGGTCATGCCGGCGATCCCCACCGCACCGTCGCCGACCGCAGGCCAGGCAAGGGCCGCGGTCGGGGCGGCGACGGGAGTGAATTCCACCGCCTGCACGGTCGGCGCGACCTCGTGCAGAGGCCACAACAGGGTCGTGCCCGCGTAGGAGGAGGCGAGTCCGACGAGGACACCGAGGGGCACGAGCAGACCCGGAGCGGCGATCGCGGGCCGTAGCTTCGCGTCGCGCAGGAGTCCCGTCCCGTCCTGCACCCCCGGAGACGCGTCAAACTCGGGGATCGACGACCCCGCGGCGACGAGCGTCGGATCGACCCAGGTCAGCGCCGTCGCAGGTGCCGACGCATCAGCCCAGGCGACCGGCCCCGTGGTGAGCGACCCGGCCGCGGAAGGTCGTTCCGCACCGACGGCGGCCTCCTCCGGCGCGTCGCCGGTGGACGCCGAGGACAGCGGGATGGAGTCCTCTGGCCGCGCGTCGACGTCGACGCCGCCGGACGCCTCTTCAGGGGGATCGGAAGCGGTCACTCGCTTACGGTACCGAATGCCGCCCGGAATCCGCCGTGCACGGCTCGGAACGTGCGGGCGGAAGGCGGTAGGATCGACAGCACAACCACGGGAGTCCGGCGAGCCGGGCTGAGAGGGAGCGAATCGCGCTTCGACCGTCGAACCTGATCTGGGTCATGCCAGCGCAGGGAGGAGTTCACATGAGTACGTCCACGTCCGCATCCCCGTCGGCGAAGACCACGGCCGCTCCGCGCAGTTATCTGCGCTGGCGCGTCGTCGACATCGTGGTCGCCAGCGTCCTCGGCGTCGCCGCCGGGCTGATCTTCCTGGCCTGGAACGTGGGGTACCTGGGCCCGAAGGCCCTGCTCGAGCCGCTGCTCCCCGGTCTCCAGGGCCTCCTCGACGGCCCGTGGCTGTTCGCCGGCGTCCTCGGTGGACTCATCATCCGCAAGGCGGGCGCCGCGATCTACGTGGAGCTGCTGGCTGCCGTCGTCTCGGCGCTCATCGGCAACCAGTGGGGCGGGTTCCTCACGCTCGAGGCGGGACTGGTGCAGGGGCTGGGCGCGGAGCTGATCTTCCTCCTGTTCTTCTACCGCCGCTGGTCGCTGCCCGTCGCGATCCTCGCCGGTGCGGGGGCCGCGCTCGCCGGCGGCATCAACAACCTCATCCTCTGGTACGCCGGTTCCGGTCCCGCGTTCACCGCGATCTACCTCGTGAGCACGGTCATCTCCGGAGCGGTCATCGCCGGAGCGCTCTCCTGGGTGCTTGCCCGCGGCATCGCCGCGACGGGAGCACTGGACCGTTTCGGGTCGGGGCGCGAGGCGCGCGTCCGCGTCTGATGGCGTCAGAGCAGGTGGCTCCCGCCGCCGTGGAGGCCCGCGGCTGGGGGTGGCGCCACGCGAGCCGCCTCGCCTGGGCGCTGCGCGATGTCTCGTTCCGCATCGAGCCCGGCGAGCGCGTGCTCGTGCTCGGGGCCTCCGGGGCGGGCAAGTCCACGTTGCTCCACGGCCTCGCCGGTGTGCTCGGTGGCGAAGAGGAGGGCGAGAGCGAGGGGGAGCTCCTCGTCGACGGCGAGCCCGCCGTGGCGACCCGCGGTCGGGCAGGGCTCGTCCTCCAGGATCCCGACTCGCAGGTGATCCTGGCCAGAGCGGGCGACGACGTCGCCTTCGGCTGCGAGAACCTCGGAGTGCCGCGCACCGAGATCTGGCCCCGGGTCGAGGCGGCGATGGCGGCGGTGGGCCTGGACGTACCGCTCGACCACCCGACCAAAGCGCTGTCCGGCGGGCAGAAACAGCGCCTTGCCCTGGCGGGGATGCTCGCCATGCGCCCGGGACTCGTCCTGCTGGACGAGCCGACAGCGAACCTCGACCCCGACGGCGTGCGCGAGGTCAGGGCGGCGGTGGAGCGGATGCTCGCGGCGCGACCAGCGACACTCGTCGTCGTGGAACACCGGCTCGAGGTCTGGCTGCCCCTCCTCACCCGGGTGATCGTTCTCGGCGCCGGGGGCGTGGTCGCGGACGGCCCTCCCGCGGACGTGCTCGACGCGCAGGGGGAGCGCCTCGCGGCGGACGGTGTGTGGGTGCCCGGCCGTCCTCCCGTCGAACCCCCGCCACCGCGGGCGGTGCCAGGGGAGGTGCTGCTGTCGGCGCGTGCACTCGCCGTGGCGCGGGTGAAGGGGCATCCGGTGGCCCGCGGCATCGACCTGGACGTGCGTGCGGGCGAGGCCCTCGCGATCACCGGTCCGAACGGCGCGGGCAAGTCCACGCTCGGTTTGACCCTCGCGGGCCTGCTCCCGCCCGCGGAGGGGGCCGTGATCGCGACGCCGATGCTCACTCGGGGCGCCGATCCCGCGCCGATCCGCTGGGCGTCCCGCGACCTCCTCACCCGGATCGGAATGGTCTTCCAGGAGCCGGAGCACCAGCTCCTCGCCACGACCGTGCGGGACGAGCTCGCCATCGGTCCGCGCGCGCTGGGCGTCTCCGAGGACGAGGTCGCGGCGCGCGTCGACGAGCTGCTGGCGCGCCTGCGTCTGTCCCACCTGGGGGCCGCCAACCCGTACACGCTCTCGGGTGGGGAGAAGCGTCGTCTCACGGTCGCGGCCGCCATCGCCACACGACCGAGGGTGCTCATCCTCGACGAGCCGACATTCGGTCAGGACGCCCGCACCTGGGCGGAGCTGGTCGCGATGCTCGCCGCGCTCAGGGACGAGGGCTCCGCCGTCGTCACCATCACCCACGACCTCGATGTGGCGCGCGCCCTGCACGCCATGAGGTTCACGGTGGGGGCGCACACATGACGGATCTCGCCACCATCTCCGCCCGCACCGGCGTCGTCGCCCGGATCAACCCGGTCGCGAAACTCGGCGTGAGCGCGCTCATCGCCGTGCCGTTGATCCTCACGCTCGATCCGGTCTCGGCGGCCGTCGCGCTGGCGCTGGAAGCGGTGTTGTTCCTGTTCGCCGGCATCGGCTGGCGGGAGTTCTGGGTGCGCACGTGGCCGGTCTGGCTCGCGGCACCGCTGACCGGCCTCACCATCGCCCTCTACGGCGAGACGAGCGGCACTGTGTACGTCGACTGGTTCGTGCTGCGCATCAGCGAGGGGTCGCTCGCGCTGGCGTTCGCGACGATGCTCCGGGTGCTCGCGATCGCCCTGCCCTCCGTGGTGCTGTTCATCACGGTCGATCCCACGGATCTCGCCGACGGTCTCGGGCAGATCCTGCGGCTGCCGGCCCGTTTCGTGCTGGGCGCACTCGCGGGCCTCCGCATGGTGGGGCTGTTCCTCGACGACTGGCGAGCTCTGGAACTCGCGCGCCGGGCGCGCGGCGTCGCCGATCGCGGACGCATTCGGCGCTTCTTCGGCATGGCCTTCGCCTTGCTCGTGCTGTCGATCCGCCGCGGGGCGAAGCTGGCGACGGCGATGGAGGCTCGGGGCTTCGGCGCGCCCGGACGCCGGACGTGGGCACGGGCGTCGCGCTTCGGGGCGGCCGAGTGGATCCTGCTCGCCGTCGGCGCGGGGATCTCCGGGACGGCCATCGCCGCCGCGGTCATCACGGGGTCCTGGAACTTCATTCTCGGTCCGTCCTGACTTGCCCATTCGGGACGAGGGTCCCTAGTGGTGCGTCGAAGACAGGTCTAGCGTGCGCAGGAGACAGTGCCAATCGTCACCGACCGAAAGGGACGTCCCATGAGCATCTCCGCCGCCGATGATCAGCCGCTCTTCACGCGGCCGGGGGAGGCCACCGTCGCCCCGCGACACGTCATCCCGGACTCCGAGTCGCTTCCGGCGACCGCGAAGCAGATCGTCGAGGACGAGACCATCCTCGACGGCAATGCGCGCCTCAACCTCGCCACCTTCGTCAGCACCTGGATGGACGACGAGGCGAAACAGGTCTACATGGCCTCCTTCGACAAGAACATGATCGACAAGGACGAGTATCCGCAGACGGCCGCCATCGAGGACAACTGCTGGCACATGCTCGCGAACCTGTGGAAGGCGCCGGATGCCGCGCGCAGCATCGGCACGTCGACGATCGGCTCCTCTGAGGCGTGCATGCTCGGCGGCCTCGCGTTCAAGCGGCGCTGGCAGCAGGCGCGCCGCGCTGCCGGCAAGGACGCCTCGAGCCCGAACCTCGTGATGTCGAGCGCGGTGCAGGTGTGCTGGGAGAAGTTCTGCAACTACTTCGACGTCGAGCCGCGCTACGTACCCATCAGCGAGGAGCACAAGACGCTCGACGGTCACGATCTCGAGAAGTACGTCGACGAGAACACCATCGGGGTCGTTGCCATCATGGGCGTGACCTACACCGGGATGTACGAGCCGGTGGCGGAGATCGCCGCGGCACTCGACGCCATCCAGGAGAAGGCGGGTCTCGACATCCCGATCCACGTGGACGGCGCCTCGGGCGCGATGATCGCCCCGTTCCTCCAGCCCGACCTCGTCTGGGACTTCCGGCTGGAGCGCGTGCACTCCATCAGCACTTCGGGACACAAGTACGGTCTCGTCTATCCCGGCCTCGGCTGGGTGGTCTGGCGCGACGCCCAGTGGCTGCCCGAGGACCTCATCTTCCAGGTGAGCTACCTCGGCGGAGAGATGCCGACCTTCGCCCTGAACTTCTCCCGACCGGGAGCGCAGGTGCTGCTGCAGTACTACCTGTTCCTCCGTCTCGGGTTCGAAGGGTACCGCGCCGTCCAGCAGGCCTCGCAGGACGTGGCGAAGTTCCTCTCCGCGGGCATCGCGAAGCTCGACGCGTTCGAGCTGTGGAACGACGGCAGCGACATCCCGGTCTTCGCCTGGCGCCTGAAGGACGGGCACACCGACAAGTGGACGCTCTACCACCTCCAGGACCGCCTCCGGATGCGGGGTTGGCTCGTGCCCGCGTACCCCATGCCCGCGGACCTCGAAGACCTCACGGTGCAGCGCATCGTCGTGCGCAACGGGCTCAGCATGGACCTGGCCGCCGAACTGCTCGACGCCATCACCGCCGAGGTGGCCCACCTCGACGCGCTCACGGCTCCCATGCCGTCCGATCACCCCGACTCGGCGTTCCACCACTAGGGGGCCGACATGTCCGCCCCGCAGTCCGGTGCCGCCGGCGCCGCCTCGACGCCGCGCGTCTCCCGTCCCGCCGTCGCCGTCCTCGGCGTCGGGCAGCTCGCTCTCCTCACGCTGGTGGTCGTCGCGAGCCTGCGCTCCCTCCCGGCGATGGCGATCTACGGTCTCGGCAGCGTCACGCTGTACATCATCCCGGCGATCCTCTTCCTCATCCCCACGGCTCTCGTCGCGGCCGAACTGGCGACGGGATGGAAGGGCGGCGTGTACGTCTGGGTGCGCGAGGCCCTCGGCAACCGCTGGGGGTTCACCGCGGTGTGGCTGCAGTGGATCCAGAACGTGGTCTGGTTCCCCACGCAGCTCGCGTTCGTGGCCGGTGCTCTCGCCTTCGTCTTCCTCGACCCGTCGCTGTCCAGTTCCGGCTTCTTCACCGCGGTCGTCATCATCGTCTTCTACTGGGGCTCCACCCTCGTCACCCTCCGCGGCGGTGACCTCTTCGCGAAACTCGGCTCGTGGGGCGGCATCATCGGCACGCTGTTCCCCGCGGTGCTGCTCATCGTGTTCGGGGCGGTGTGGGTCTTCAGCGGGGAGAAGAGCCAGGTGCCGCTGGACGCCTCGGCGATGATCCCGCCGTTCACCGGGCTGGCCTCCATCGTGCTGATCGTGTCGAACGTGCTCGCGTACGCCGGTATGGAGGTCAACGCGGTGCACGTGAACCAGATGAAGGATCCCGGCAAGGGTTACCCGCGCTCCGTGTTCCTCGCCGCGGGGCTCATCCTGCTCGTCTTCATCCTGCCGACCATCGCGATCGCAGTCGCAGTGCCGAAGAAGGAGCTCGGCCTGACGAACGGCATCATGCTCGCGTTCGGGGAGTACTTCGACCACTGGGACATGGGGTGGGCGACGGCCGTCGTGTCGGCGCTCATCGCCGCCGGGGCCCTTGCCTCGGTCGTGACCTGGGTCGCCGGTCCGTCCAAGGGCGTGCTGGCGGCGGCGGAGACCGGGCTGCTCCCGCCGCTGCTGCAGAAGCGCAACAAGGCCGGTGTCCAGTCGGGCATCCTGATGCTCCAGGGCACCATCGTCACGATCCTCGCGGCGATCTTCATCATCGTGCCCAACGTGAGCGCCGCCTTCGTCGCGCTCATCGACATGGCCGCCGCGCTGTACCTCATCATGTACATGCTCATGTTCGCTTCGGCGATGGTGCTGCGGCGGAAGGCCCCCGAAGTCCACCGGGCGTACCGCGTGAAGGCGCTGCCGTTCGTCGCCGGGGTCGGATTCATCGCCTGCCTCGCCGCGTTCCTGCTCGCCTTCATCCCGCCCGACGGCTTCACGGCGTTCCCGGCCGCCGCGTATCCGTGGATCGTCGGTCTGGTGATCGTCGTGCTCGGTGCCCCGCCGCTGCTGTTCTCCGCGCTGCGCAAACCGTCGTGGGATCGGCGGCCGGCCGACGGGAGCCTCCTCAGCGACGCGCATCCGGAAGCCTGAGGCGGGCGTCGGCTCAGGTCTCGTTCCACAGGCGCCGGTAGTACTCGAGGCGGGCGTCGTCGGGTTCGACGCCGTAGGCCGCGATGAGGGTGGCCTCCCAGCCGGGGCCGAAGTTCCAGAGCGTGCTCATCGCGGCCACGGCGATGTCGGCCCACCGGTCGGCGACCCCGAGCGCGGCGAGGTCGACGTGGGCCACGGGGCGGCCGTCGTCGTCGAGCAGGGTGTTGGGCAGGCAGGCGTCGCCGTGGCAGACCACCAGCCGGTCGATCGACGGCGGCTCGTGCAGGTCCGTCGGCACCGTCGTGCCCCGGGCGGCGGCGTTCGCGATGCGCTCCGCCGGGCTCCAGGTCCAGGGGCACTCCGCGACGGGCAGGGCGTCGTGCAGGAAGCGGAGACCGATACCGACCGCGCGGACGGCGGTCGCCGGAGACGACGCCCACCGCGGGTCCACGGCGCTGTGCCCGGGAAGCGCCGCCGTGACGAGCCACTCGTGCGCCTCATCCTGGCCCTGGGAGATCACCTCGGGCACCGTGATCCAGCGGCGGGCCCAGCGCATCCGCTCGGCCTCGTCGCGCATGTTCGCCTCGGGGTCATGGGGGCCCCACTTGATGTACCGGCCGTCG includes:
- a CDS encoding D-alanyl-D-alanine carboxypeptidase family protein — translated: MTASDPPEEASGGVDVDARPEDSIPLSSASTGDAPEEAAVGAERPSAAGSLTTGPVAWADASAPATALTWVDPTLVAAGSSIPEFDASPGVQDGTGLLRDAKLRPAIAAPGLLVPLGVLVGLASSYAGTTLLWPLHEVAPTVQAVEFTPVAAPTAALAWPAVGDGAVGIAGMTTAASTTAPVSIASITKVVSSLMVLDRLPLAPGEQGPEFSFTFADSIRYWDYRIANQSALDVPVGGVLTEYQLLQGTLLGSANNYIDRLAAEIWGSDREFAAAAEIWLGERGLSGITVVTPSGFDERNVATPEALVALGEMAMRNPVFAEIVGTRSVELPGAGTVENTNGMLADPGVVGIKTGTLVGWNLLTAKDITVGDSTVRLYAAALNQEDDEARLALTRALFTQTEAALQAQGPAVPAGTVVGRIVTVWGENVDVVTEEDADVVLWNGASATSAPVFDLGEERDADAAVGTLTTSGPVDTAETTLVLDDAVDGPSPWWRLTHPLELLGIAADD
- a CDS encoding ECF transporter S component, which encodes MSTSTSASPSAKTTAAPRSYLRWRVVDIVVASVLGVAAGLIFLAWNVGYLGPKALLEPLLPGLQGLLDGPWLFAGVLGGLIIRKAGAAIYVELLAAVVSALIGNQWGGFLTLEAGLVQGLGAELIFLLFFYRRWSLPVAILAGAGAALAGGINNLILWYAGSGPAFTAIYLVSTVISGAVIAGALSWVLARGIAATGALDRFGSGREARVRV
- a CDS encoding ABC transporter ATP-binding protein, which produces MASEQVAPAAVEARGWGWRHASRLAWALRDVSFRIEPGERVLVLGASGAGKSTLLHGLAGVLGGEEEGESEGELLVDGEPAVATRGRAGLVLQDPDSQVILARAGDDVAFGCENLGVPRTEIWPRVEAAMAAVGLDVPLDHPTKALSGGQKQRLALAGMLAMRPGLVLLDEPTANLDPDGVREVRAAVERMLAARPATLVVVEHRLEVWLPLLTRVIVLGAGGVVADGPPADVLDAQGERLAADGVWVPGRPPVEPPPPRAVPGEVLLSARALAVARVKGHPVARGIDLDVRAGEALAITGPNGAGKSTLGLTLAGLLPPAEGAVIATPMLTRGADPAPIRWASRDLLTRIGMVFQEPEHQLLATTVRDELAIGPRALGVSEDEVAARVDELLARLRLSHLGAANPYTLSGGEKRRLTVAAAIATRPRVLILDEPTFGQDARTWAELVAMLAALRDEGSAVVTITHDLDVARALHAMRFTVGAHT
- a CDS encoding energy-coupling factor transporter transmembrane component T family protein, coding for MTDLATISARTGVVARINPVAKLGVSALIAVPLILTLDPVSAAVALALEAVLFLFAGIGWREFWVRTWPVWLAAPLTGLTIALYGETSGTVYVDWFVLRISEGSLALAFATMLRVLAIALPSVVLFITVDPTDLADGLGQILRLPARFVLGALAGLRMVGLFLDDWRALELARRARGVADRGRIRRFFGMAFALLVLSIRRGAKLATAMEARGFGAPGRRTWARASRFGAAEWILLAVGAGISGTAIAAAVITGSWNFILGPS
- a CDS encoding glutamate decarboxylase, which produces MSISAADDQPLFTRPGEATVAPRHVIPDSESLPATAKQIVEDETILDGNARLNLATFVSTWMDDEAKQVYMASFDKNMIDKDEYPQTAAIEDNCWHMLANLWKAPDAARSIGTSTIGSSEACMLGGLAFKRRWQQARRAAGKDASSPNLVMSSAVQVCWEKFCNYFDVEPRYVPISEEHKTLDGHDLEKYVDENTIGVVAIMGVTYTGMYEPVAEIAAALDAIQEKAGLDIPIHVDGASGAMIAPFLQPDLVWDFRLERVHSISTSGHKYGLVYPGLGWVVWRDAQWLPEDLIFQVSYLGGEMPTFALNFSRPGAQVLLQYYLFLRLGFEGYRAVQQASQDVAKFLSAGIAKLDAFELWNDGSDIPVFAWRLKDGHTDKWTLYHLQDRLRMRGWLVPAYPMPADLEDLTVQRIVVRNGLSMDLAAELLDAITAEVAHLDALTAPMPSDHPDSAFHH
- a CDS encoding amino acid permease is translated as MSAPQSGAAGAASTPRVSRPAVAVLGVGQLALLTLVVVASLRSLPAMAIYGLGSVTLYIIPAILFLIPTALVAAELATGWKGGVYVWVREALGNRWGFTAVWLQWIQNVVWFPTQLAFVAGALAFVFLDPSLSSSGFFTAVVIIVFYWGSTLVTLRGGDLFAKLGSWGGIIGTLFPAVLLIVFGAVWVFSGEKSQVPLDASAMIPPFTGLASIVLIVSNVLAYAGMEVNAVHVNQMKDPGKGYPRSVFLAAGLILLVFILPTIAIAVAVPKKELGLTNGIMLAFGEYFDHWDMGWATAVVSALIAAGALASVVTWVAGPSKGVLAAAETGLLPPLLQKRNKAGVQSGILMLQGTIVTILAAIFIIVPNVSAAFVALIDMAAALYLIMYMLMFASAMVLRRKAPEVHRAYRVKALPFVAGVGFIACLAAFLLAFIPPDGFTAFPAAAYPWIVGLVIVVLGAPPLLFSALRKPSWDRRPADGSLLSDAHPEA
- a CDS encoding aminoglycoside 3'-phosphotransferase — translated: MSIPAASIEVPDRVRDLAAGAALTPAWRNAIGGLTFRTDDGRYIKWGPHDPEANMRDEAERMRWARRWITVPEVISQGQDEAHEWLVTAALPGHSAVDPRWASSPATAVRAVGIGLRFLHDALPVAECPWTWSPAERIANAAARGTTVPTDLHEPPSIDRLVVCHGDACLPNTLLDDDGRPVAHVDLAALGVADRWADIAVAAMSTLWNFGPGWEATLIAAYGVEPDDARLEYYRRLWNET